Genomic segment of Mycolicibacterium psychrotolerans:
CCGGCTGCCCTCGACACGCTGCTTGGACACGTCGGTGAGGTCGCGGGTGACACCGGGATCGGTGACGGTGACGGTCAGCCCTGGTCCGATCACCGGGGTCGCGGCCGCGGCGTAGTTCGCCTGGTCGAGCCCGCCGAGCAGTTGCCTGCCGGTCGCGTCGCCGGCCAGCCGGCCGCGGCGCTCGGAGTCCGCGTCGGCGGCCAGCGCGTTGCGCCGGGCGGTCAGCGCGTCGGTGGCCGCCTCGGCCGAGCGCACACTGGCGGCGAGCACCTGCTGGGATTCCCGCACACCCGGCGCGGTGGCCTTGGCCTGCGACCAGGCCAACGCGAAGACCGCGGCCACCAGCGCGGCGGCCGCCAGCTGCCACAGCCGGTCGACCCCGCGGCGCGGACGCGGTGACCGCGCCGCGGCGGCGTAGCCGGGGTCGAGGTGGTCCGACAGCAGGGACCGCAGCAGCGACGGCACCGGGATCAGCGTGCGGGCGCCCGCCCGGTGCGCGCTGCGCCCGGACGTGGGATCCCAGCCCCCCAGCTGGGTCACGGCACCGACGTTCGGGACGACACCCGGGGCATCCGCCGCGCCACCATGCCCACCTGCAGCAGGTAGAGCACTCCCGACCACAGGTACATCGCCATGCCCCAGATCAGGAAGCCCCAGCCGATGGCCAGCACCACGCGGCTCCACTGCGCGTCGCCCTGCCCGAGCAGCACCAGCGGCAGCCCGGACATCAGCGCGAACGTCGCGGCCTTGCCGATGTAGGTGACCGGCAGCGCCGTCAGCCCGCGGCTGCGCAACAGCGGCAGCGTGGTCGCCAGCACCAGGTCGCGGCCCAGCAGCGTCGCAACGATCCACCACGGCACCGCACCGGCGATCGCCATCGCCACCGGGGTCACGATCATGTAGATGCGGTCGACCGCGGGATCGAGCAGCGCGCCCAGCCGGGAGGACTGGTTGGCGAACAGCCGCGCGATCTTGCCGTCGGCCCAGTCGGACGCCCCGCTGAACATCAGTACCCCGACGGCCCAGGCGTTGGCGTGCAGCACGAGCAGCAGCACCAGGAACACCGGGACCAGCACGAGCCGGATCACAGACAGCGCGTTGGGCACCGTCCAGACCCGGTCGCGCGGCGCCGGGGCCTCCCCGTGTTCCAACCCGCGGGCCATGGGTAGAACCTAGCGGAACACCCCCGGCAGGCTCAGTGCCGAGAGAGTGTCGTCGTTGAGCGGGTTGTCGTGGACCATGTACGTCCACGTCGAGGTCGGCCGCGCCAGCTTCGACAGATCCACCCCCGGCTCGTCCTCGATCGACGGCGCGGTGTCGAAGGTCTGCTGAGCGGCCTCGATCGCATCGGCCGCCAGCGACCCGAACGCGTCGACGGCGAGGCGGTGGAACTCGTCGAGCGGGTTCTGCCGGCCCAGCGCGCGCAGGTGGATGCTCTCCCGGATGTCGGCCAGGTAGGCGAGATGATCGGCCCAGCCGCGGTCCAGGTGGTAGAGCATGATCAACCGGCAGACCTTCTCCAGCTTCTCTTCCCCGACCCGCTCGACTAGG
This window contains:
- a CDS encoding DUF881 domain-containing protein, which codes for MTQLGGWDPTSGRSAHRAGARTLIPVPSLLRSLLSDHLDPGYAAAARSPRPRRGVDRLWQLAAAALVAAVFALAWSQAKATAPGVRESQQVLAASVRSAEAATDALTARRNALAADADSERRGRLAGDATGRQLLGGLDQANYAAAATPVIGPGLTVTVTDPGVTRDLTDVSKQRVEGSRQVILDRDLQLVVNSLWLSGAEAISVGGVRIGPNVTIRQAGGGILVDNQPISSPYVILAVGPPHAMADTFDRSSGLQRLRLLESSYGVGVSVAAGDGLTLPAGSVRDLNFAEEMGPK
- a CDS encoding CDP-alcohol phosphatidyltransferase family protein, whose amino-acid sequence is MARGLEHGEAPAPRDRVWTVPNALSVIRLVLVPVFLVLLLVLHANAWAVGVLMFSGASDWADGKIARLFANQSSRLGALLDPAVDRIYMIVTPVAMAIAGAVPWWIVATLLGRDLVLATTLPLLRSRGLTALPVTYIGKAATFALMSGLPLVLLGQGDAQWSRVVLAIGWGFLIWGMAMYLWSGVLYLLQVGMVARRMPRVSSRTSVP